GCTTCAGGAAAGATGCCTGCTCACCGTAGACCGAGCCCGGATACTGGGTATTAAAGTTGCCAAACGACGTAACGGCCGCCTGGTTGTAGCGCAGCGAATAATACAGCTTCGCGCTTTGGAACGCTTTGTTTTCCAGCTTCTTCTGCAACTCCTGTGACATGGCATCCGTCTCGGCCCGGAACTGGCTGGTGGGGTAAGTATTCAAAAAATCCTGGATGGTTTCCACGGCCGTGACCGTATTGGTCTGGTCCAGCTCATAGCTCGGCGAGTCTTGAAAGAGCGACCTGGCCCGCAAAAACGAAGCTTCCTCCACTTGCGGCGAGTTGGGGTACGTGTCCACAAACTGCTTGAAGTAGTAGGCACTCAGCACGTAATTGCGCTGCTTGAAGTTGGTATTGGCGAAGTAGAACTGCGCCTTTTCGGCCTCGGGCCGGCCCTTCAGCAGCGGAATCAGCTCTTCGAGCAGGGTACCCGCCCGGAAGTAGTCGCCTTTATCGTAATACTTGATAGCCGCCTCGTACTTTTCGTTGACGTTGGCGCTTTTAAGCAGCTTTTGGTAGCCCGTGCAGGACCCTAGCGCCAGGGTGCCGGTGAGCAAAGCCGCAATAATCAAACGGAGAAATCGCATACAAAGGGCAAAGGTAAGGGATTTAGGGATTAGTGTTCAGGGTTTAGGACTTCAACGCTCATCATTGCCACGCTGCGCCCGCAGTGATGGGCGTTGAAGTCCCACAAAGAAGAGAGCCCGCGGTTTAGCGGGGGGTTGCAGCAGCGGGCGGATTACCGGCTACCGGGGGGGTAGGCGAGCGGCGGGGCGAGCTTTTAGGCTTGGGCCGGGCCTTGGGGGAAGTTTTGGATTTGACTTTAGGCCGCGCCTTCGCCTTGGGGCGGAGCCGCAGGTCGCTGGCGAAGTGCTTGCCGAGCACTACGCGGCGGGTAGGGCGCTCATTAACCCGCCACTTAAAACCTTTTAGCTCTTTATTTTCGAGCTTAATTTCGTGTACCGGGAAGTAGCTGGCCTCGGGGTTGGTGAGCCACACAAGCTGCTTGATTTTGTTATTAGCGAAGCGCAGCGTCATCGTGGCCGATACCGACTTGTTGAGGCCACTCATTACGGTGTCGCCGGCAAGAGTGTAGTAGAGACTTTCGGCGTTGCCAAGTACATCTATCCGCGCCATTTGGCTACGCCGGAAGTAGGCCACCATGTTGCGGCCCTTCACCTGATTGTAGTCCTTCACGGTATCCTCTTGAATGACAAACGCATTGGCAAATAAGTTGGCGCGCTCCAGCTGGCCGCGCTTGAAGCGCAGGCTCATGGAGTCGGACGTGAGTTGGTTGCGGGCCTGCCACACGACCGGGTCGCGGTTGAGGTAGATGATACTGTCCTGACGGTCGTAGGTGAGCGAGTCGCAGCGGCCCTGCATTTTACCCCGAAAAATCTGCACCTTGGGCCAGGCGTAGAGAATAGGCCGCTGCACGGCGCGGCCGAGCCGGGTTTCCACACTCAGCAGCGTGTCGGCGGCCAGGTAAAGGGTATCCTTGCCCGAAATAGTACGCACCACGGGCCGGGCCCCGAAGATTTTGGTGCGGCCCAGCGCCCGCCAGTAGCGGCCCTGGTCGCCGCGCAGCACCACGTTGTCCTTCTTTGAGATGAGCGAGACGTGGCCCGTCGCCACCCCGTAGAGCGTCACTTGGTCGTACACCAGCACGTCGCCGCCGAGCAGGTAGCCGGGCGTATCAATCTTAGCCTTTTTAGCAAAATTAGATACCCGCGTCACCGTATTATACGTGCCTTTTTCGGCGTATAAGTCGCCCTGCGCGCTTTTGATGCGGGTAGGGCCGTCGAAATACGCAATTTTGGAGATGGTATTAAACGTCAGCGTATCGTTGCGCAGGTCGGTAGCCTCGCCCTGCTCATCGAGCGAAACCAGGTGCACATCGCGTTTAAAAACAAATACTTTGCTATTCGTATCGTAAAAGCCCTGCTGGCTATCGAGGGTGTTTTTAGGGTCCACAAGGTGGCCGCCCACGGTGTAGAAGGCCGTGCGGCGGGTCAGGTCGTAGTCGAGGGCGGTGGTAGTGAGCGTCATGCGCGGGTCGCGCATCACCACGTTACCGGTCATGCGGGCCAGGCGCTGGTTGCCGTTGTAGTAGCCGTGGTCGCCGGTAATGGTCATAGTGTCGCTCTGCACAATGCGCACGTTGCTGAAGGCCTCAATCTCATTGCGCTCTAAGTACTGATAGGCCGAATCGCAGTACAACAGCACGTCCTGCTGCTTGAAGGCTACGCTGCCTATCAGCTTGCGGATTTGTACACCCTCAAAGA
The genomic region above belongs to Hymenobacter psoromatis and contains:
- a CDS encoding OstA-like protein, with translation MLLLPLGALHAQTRPAAGPPPTPGARAQPMPKSTPVELQHANELRGGVFEGVQIRKLIGSVAFKQQDVLLYCDSAYQYLERNEIEAFSNVRIVQSDTMTITGDHGYYNGNQRLARMTGNVVMRDPRMTLTTTALDYDLTRRTAFYTVGGHLVDPKNTLDSQQGFYDTNSKVFVFKRDVHLVSLDEQGEATDLRNDTLTFNTISKIAYFDGPTRIKSAQGDLYAEKGTYNTVTRVSNFAKKAKIDTPGYLLGGDVLVYDQVTLYGVATGHVSLISKKDNVVLRGDQGRYWRALGRTKIFGARPVVRTISGKDTLYLAADTLLSVETRLGRAVQRPILYAWPKVQIFRGKMQGRCDSLTYDRQDSIIYLNRDPVVWQARNQLTSDSMSLRFKRGQLERANLFANAFVIQEDTVKDYNQVKGRNMVAYFRRSQMARIDVLGNAESLYYTLAGDTVMSGLNKSVSATMTLRFANNKIKQLVWLTNPEASYFPVHEIKLENKELKGFKWRVNERPTRRVVLGKHFASDLRLRPKAKARPKVKSKTSPKARPKPKSSPRRSPTPPVAGNPPAAATPR
- a CDS encoding outer membrane protein assembly factor BamD gives rise to the protein MRFLRLIIAALLTGTLALGSCTGYQKLLKSANVNEKYEAAIKYYDKGDYFRAGTLLEELIPLLKGRPEAEKAQFYFANTNFKQRNYVLSAYYFKQFVDTYPNSPQVEEASFLRARSLFQDSPSYELDQTNTVTAVETIQDFLNTYPTSQFRAETDAMSQELQKKLENKAFQSAKLYYSLRYNQAAVTSFGNFNTQYPGSVYGEQASFLKLAAQFAWSKESIESKQRERFVDAVAFYQQFIDAYPQSKNIRVAQTMYDDSRAELERLKSIPEAQTAAQAAIDQTNATAPEPPKRSGGGGGGRRGR